A genomic stretch from Pararhizobium sp. IMCC21322 includes:
- a CDS encoding copper resistance protein CopC, with the protein MKLKSIILPGLAILFSSSAVLAHSPMKSTSPANQAMLDAVPETLYLKFAKPSRVLKVVMTHSADDALHEERLKLPTKKAVEDMQLTPEFKGSGEYKVEWRALGEDGHVIKGDFTFDVVG; encoded by the coding sequence ATGAAACTGAAATCAATCATCTTGCCTGGCTTGGCTATTCTGTTTTCTTCATCAGCGGTGCTTGCCCATTCACCCATGAAATCGACATCGCCAGCGAATCAGGCGATGTTGGATGCAGTACCCGAAACTCTGTATTTGAAGTTTGCAAAACCTTCCCGGGTTTTGAAGGTAGTGATGACGCATTCCGCTGACGATGCGTTGCATGAAGAGCGGCTGAAACTGCCAACGAAAAAAGCTGTCGAAGACATGCAACTGACCCCCGAATTTAAAGGTTCGGGCGAGTACAAGGTTGAATGGCGTGCGCTCGGCGAAGACGGACATGTGATCAAAGGTGACTTCACCTTCGATGTCGTAGGATAA
- a CDS encoding c-type cytochrome, translated as MNPKYFVIGFFGLGIVVAISKAFMPAAQDPHSVQRTSGEQGAPLVAVKLPKLSSAAEVGKNVFEANCAACHGVNAAGQDGVAPPLVHKIYEPNHHADISFALAAKNGVRAHHWRFGNMPQIKGVDDEEVAQIVTYVRELQRANGIQ; from the coding sequence ATGAACCCAAAATATTTTGTAATCGGCTTTTTTGGCCTCGGCATTGTCGTGGCGATCAGTAAAGCCTTCATGCCTGCAGCTCAGGATCCGCATTCGGTTCAACGCACGTCCGGGGAGCAAGGCGCACCTTTGGTAGCAGTAAAATTACCGAAGCTTTCATCCGCTGCTGAAGTCGGAAAAAACGTATTTGAGGCGAATTGCGCAGCTTGCCACGGGGTAAACGCCGCCGGGCAGGATGGTGTTGCGCCGCCATTGGTGCACAAAATTTACGAGCCGAACCACCACGCGGATATTTCCTTTGCACTGGCAGCAAAGAATGGTGTCCGCGCGCATCATTGGCGCTTCGGCAATATGCCACAAATCAAAGGCGTGGACGACGAAGAGGTCGCGCAGATTGTAACATATGTGCGTGAACTACAACGCGCAAACGGAATTCAATAA